The genomic segment CAGTTTTCATACCAATTTCCTCTGGTATTTTTGCATTTAGGATATTAGCCTGAGCAAACATACTGTTTGCAGCTAAAACACCTATTCCTATACATAAAAAGCTTTTTAAATTCATCTTGTCGTTTATTATAATTTGGGATTTTCTTTAAGATATCTTAGTTAGATACTTCAATCGTTACAGGAGACACACCTTTTAATTGGTAAGAATTATTTCCTTGTATTTTGGCTTTAATATTAAAGATCGTAACCACATCACCTGCACGTGCTCTACCAATTGCTGATTTAGCTTGTGAATTCATTTTAGTTCCAGCAACATTTACTGTAGGCTGACCAGGAACTTTAATTTGAAATGATGTTACGTTAATTGGTAAATCAAATACAAAGTCATCTAACTTAGCACCAACAGTACCTATTTCTAAATTACGTTTAGGTAATCTAACCATACCATCCTGACCAGAAATTGTACCAGTAGGTTTTGGAATATCCTTAATTCTAAAGGTCTTTTTATCACTAACTCTAGATCCATCGTCTAAAGTAGCTGTAACATTAATTGTTACCTCTCTACCTGTACCAGGAGTCATATTATATTTACCCTTTCCTGCAGGATTAAGTCCATTACCAGTTGCTTGAACTTTATTGTCTGGAACACCAGCGAATGAAATTGTCATTGGATTAACAACACCACGATAAACAACGTTCATCTTATCTGCAGAAATTGTTGCAGAATTTGGTCTTGGTACAACCACATAGTTAGCTACAATTGGAATTGGTAATTCTTTACCGTTTTCAATAAAAGTAAATTCACCTTCAATTGAATGCTCACCAACGTTACCTACATTAAAATCTAATGTTGCAGCACCTGTTGAGTCAATTGCATTATTTAAATCAACTTCTTGACCCTGTACAACTAATTTCGTAGGGGGAACATTTGCATATTTCCCAATAACAACACGTCCTTGAAACTTTTCACCTGCAAAAAATGCAGATTTATCAGCTAAGACAATTGCCTTATAGTTATTAAGTGTTGTAGCTTCAGATAATGTGTTACCTAAAAATAAGTTGTATAGGTTAGCCTCTGTTACTCTAACATCATTTTGCATTGCTGTTAACTTAGTATAGGATGCAATTGCTGGATAACCTTGGAAGTTATAATTTAACCAATCAATTTTCTTTCCATCTTTATTAAGCTCTTGTGCTGTGCTAAAAGTTTTTTCAAAAGTTTCACTTTCTCCTCTATAAGCTTCATCTTTTGATAAGATAGCCATAATGTCTGATTTGTATTCGTTAAGAGCAGCCATTACTTTGTCTCCTTCTTTTGTTAAACGATCACCAGTAAACCAAGCTTCATCAAGAATATCGGTTTTATCCATTGCTTCAAAAGGTAAATTACCTGTTTTAGGATCTATCTGATATTCTCCTGTCTTAAGTAAATCAACTTTTACACCTTCAAGAAACTTGAAGTATTTATCTGAAGCTATTTGCACTTGTTGTGCTCTTGCTGCTGGAACACTAAATTCCTCAGGTTTTTCCTCACCTTTAGTCTTTAAATCTGTAAGCATAGCTTCGTTTCTACTTCCTGTTGCTTCATTAGCATCAGCAAATTTTGCTTCCATTAATCCGAAAGCGGATAGTACTTCTTTTGACATATTCATCGCCATCATAGCAATAAATACCAAGTACATTAGGTTAATCATTTTTTGCCTTGCGGACTGTTTTCCTCCTGCCATTTCTAATTAGTTTTTAATTATTAATTAATTCGATTATAAAAACCAATTAGTTTTTGTTCATTGCAGATAACATACCACCATAAACACCGTTTAAAGATGAAAGGTTAGATGCTAATGATTGCATTTGTTCTTTTAATTTAGTTGCATTTTCTACAGCTTCTTCGTTGATTGCAGCTTGACGGCTTGCACTGTCCATTTGCACTTTATAAAGACTGTTTAAAGATTCCATTTGCGCTGCTGCTAATGACATTTCTTCGCTATATTTCTTTTGAGATGCCATAGAATCAACTGTAGGAGAGATTCCTTTTGCTGCTCCTTCAAAGTTTTTAATACTGTCACCTAGGCTTGCCATAAGTGCACCATCAATTTTAGCATCTTTTAATAAGCTATCTAATTTTTTAGATAACATACCTTCTGCATCTTTAGGCTCTTCTATAGCTTTCTTTTTAGATCCTAATGTCTGACCACCTGCTAATT from the Winogradskyella helgolandensis genome contains:
- the porM gene encoding type IX secretion system motor protein PorM/GldM, translated to MAGGKQSARQKMINLMYLVFIAMMAMNMSKEVLSAFGLMEAKFADANEATGSRNEAMLTDLKTKGEEKPEEFSVPAARAQQVQIASDKYFKFLEGVKVDLLKTGEYQIDPKTGNLPFEAMDKTDILDEAWFTGDRLTKEGDKVMAALNEYKSDIMAILSKDEAYRGESETFEKTFSTAQELNKDGKKIDWLNYNFQGYPAIASYTKLTAMQNDVRVTEANLYNLFLGNTLSEATTLNNYKAIVLADKSAFFAGEKFQGRVVIGKYANVPPTKLVVQGQEVDLNNAIDSTGAATLDFNVGNVGEHSIEGEFTFIENGKELPIPIVANYVVVPRPNSATISADKMNVVYRGVVNPMTISFAGVPDNKVQATGNGLNPAGKGKYNMTPGTGREVTINVTATLDDGSRVSDKKTFRIKDIPKPTGTISGQDGMVRLPKRNLEIGTVGAKLDDFVFDLPINVTSFQIKVPGQPTVNVAGTKMNSQAKSAIGRARAGDVVTIFNIKAKIQGNNSYQLKGVSPVTIEVSN
- the porL gene encoding type IX secretion system motor protein PorL/GldL, with protein sequence MAQKKLSTMNMVYGLGAAIVIVGALFKIQHWPYGSTILTIGMIVEALVFTLSAFEKQGDDLDWSLVYPELAGGQTLGSKKKAIEEPKDAEGMLSKKLDSLLKDAKIDGALMASLGDSIKNFEGAAKGISPTVDSMASQKKYSEEMSLAAAQMESLNSLYKVQMDSASRQAAINEEAVENATKLKEQMQSLASNLSSLNGVYGGMLSAMNKN